In the Candidatus Effluviviaceae Genus V sp. genome, GTCGCTCGGTCGTCTGTGAAGACGTCAGGTCCGAGCCCGATACGATGTACCCGAGGTTCAGAAGCACCTCGGCGATCCCGCTCATGCCGGCGCCGCCGACGCCGACGAGGTGCACGTGCTTCACGCGTCCGAACATCGTCATGCCTGCCGCCCCTTCCCCGCACCTTCTCCGCCGGCGGCAGCCAGGACGGCTCGCGCGACCCTGTCAGCCGCGTCGGGCCGCGCGAGCGACCTGGCGTGCTCGGACATGCGCGTCAGCCGTGCCCGATCTCCCATGAGCTCTGTCGCGACCGCTGCGAGCCGCACACCCGTCATCTCGTCGTCCTGCACGAGCATCGAGGCTCCGGCCTCCTGCATGGCGATCGCGTTCTTCGTCTGGTGGTCCTCCGTCGCGTACGGATACGGGACGAGCACCGAGGGCCGCCCCACAGCCTGGATCTCGGCGATGGTCGTCGCCCCGGCCCGCGCGACGACGAGGTCGGCGGCCGCATAGCAGTCGGCCACGTCGTCGAAGAAGGCGCTGACGATCGAGCCGGTCCCTGAGAGCGCCTCCGCGACCGCGGCCTCCCCCTCCTCACCGGTCTGCGCCACGACGGTGACGCCCGAGCGCGTCAGCTCGTCGGCCGCGGCGGCGACAGCGCGGTTGAGCGTCCGCGCCCCGCCGCTACCGCCGACGACGAAGAGAACCTCCGCGTCGGGCGCGAGCCCGAGCCCCTCTCTCGCCGAGGCACGCTCTGCCTCCAGGAACTCCTGCCGGACCGGGTTGCCGGAGACGACGGTCCGCCGCGCCGCGGGCAGGTAGGAAGCTGTCACATCGAAGCTCGTGTGGACCTCGAGCGCGTGCCGCGAGAGGAGACGCGTCGCGAGTCCCGGGTACGAGTTCTGTTCCTGGAGAACCACCGGCGAGCCCAGCGACCACGCCGCGGCCACCGCCGGAAGCGAGACGAACCCGCCGGTTCCGACGGCGCAGTCGGGCCGCCGCCCCACCATCGAGAGAAGCGCCTTCGCGTAGCCCGCGCCGACCACGAACGGCACGAGCACGTTCCGCGGGTCCGCCGCCCGGCGGAGTCCCATCGAGGGAACCGCGAGGAACGGACGTCCCGTCGCGCCCATGGCGCGCTCCTCGAGCGAGCCGGCCCGGCCGGCGAAGAGCACCTCCGCCGCCGGGTCGATCCGCTCGACCGCGTCCGCGATCGCGATGGCCGGGAAGATGTGCCCTCCCGTTCCGCCTCCTGCGATCATGACCCTCACGTCCCCTTCCTCTTCGAACTGCGTACGCCGGTTCCCTCGTCCCTCCAGCGCCGCGCCATCGCCGACGGCGCCGACGCCCGCATGTCGCGCCGCTTCGTCATGTTGATCAGGATCCCGATGGCCGCCATGTTGACGACCAGCGACGAGCCGCCGTAGCTGACGAACGGCAGCGGCAGCCCCGTCGTCGGGATCAGGGCCGTCGCGACGCCGATGTTGATCGCCGCGTAGACCGTGACCATCGCAGTCAGCCCGGAGGCCAGCAGGCTCGAGTAGAGGTCCGGCGCCCGGCGCGCGATGCGGAGTCCCCGGAGCATCAGGAACACGAAGACGCCGACCAGCACCACCGCCCCGATGAACCCCAGCTCCTCCGCCCAGATGGAGAAGGCGAAGTCGGTGTACGAGTCCGGGATGAAAGCCCGCTGGAGGCTTCCCCCGATGCCTCGTCCCGTCAGGCCGCCCGAGCCGAGGGCGATGAGCGACTGGTGGATCTGATACGCGGCGCCTCTCGTGTCGACCCCTTCAAGCGAGAGGTCGCCGACCGATCGCCAGACGGCGACACGGTCGGCGATGTGGCCGACCTCTCGTACAGCGAGGGCCGCGACCCCGGCGGCCGCCGCTCCGAGGCCGGTCAGGTGCAGGAGTCTGGCGCCCGCGAGGAAGAGCATCACGAACGCGAGGATCACGATCGCCAGCGCGCTGCCGAAATCGGGCTGGAGCAGAACGAGACCGACCACGACGCCGACCAGGATCAGTCTCGGCAGAAGCCCGTACAGGAAGCTCCTGAGCTCCTCGCGCCGCCGCGACAGCACGTCCGCGAGATAGACCACGAGCGCGAGCTTGGCGATCTCGCCGGGCTGGATGCCCATGAGCGCGCCCCTCGTGCCGCGGTAGACCTGCCCGAACAGCAGGGTCGCAGCAAGGAGCCCGATGGCGAGCAGGATCGCCTTGCGGGCGTGCCGCTGGTAGACGCGGTAGTCGATCGCGTAGGCCGCGAAGAGCGCGACGAGCCCCAGCACGACGCGGAAG is a window encoding:
- the murG gene encoding undecaprenyldiphospho-muramoylpentapeptide beta-N-acetylglucosaminyltransferase; the encoded protein is MRVMIAGGGTGGHIFPAIAIADAVERIDPAAEVLFAGRAGSLEERAMGATGRPFLAVPSMGLRRAADPRNVLVPFVVGAGYAKALLSMVGRRPDCAVGTGGFVSLPAVAAAWSLGSPVVLQEQNSYPGLATRLLSRHALEVHTSFDVTASYLPAARRTVVSGNPVRQEFLEAERASAREGLGLAPDAEVLFVVGGSGGARTLNRAVAAAADELTRSGVTVVAQTGEEGEAAVAEALSGTGSIVSAFFDDVADCYAAADLVVARAGATTIAEIQAVGRPSVLVPYPYATEDHQTKNAIAMQEAGASMLVQDDEMTGVRLAAVATELMGDRARLTRMSEHARSLARPDAADRVARAVLAAAGGEGAGKGRQA
- a CDS encoding stage V sporulation protein E, producing MRQQVRSDRALMWTALILVLIGMLTVYTASAWFAQTNLGGSHELLKRNAFRVVLGLVALFAAYAIDYRVYQRHARKAILLAIGLLAATLLFGQVYRGTRGALMGIQPGEIAKLALVVYLADVLSRRREELRSFLYGLLPRLILVGVVVGLVLLQPDFGSALAIVILAFVMLFLAGARLLHLTGLGAAAAGVAALAVREVGHIADRVAVWRSVGDLSLEGVDTRGAAYQIHQSLIALGSGGLTGRGIGGSLQRAFIPDSYTDFAFSIWAEELGFIGAVVLVGVFVFLMLRGLRIARRAPDLYSSLLASGLTAMVTVYAAINIGVATALIPTTGLPLPFVSYGGSSLVVNMAAIGILINMTKRRDMRASAPSAMARRWRDEGTGVRSSKRKGT